CAACCCTATTCCCTATTCCCCAGCGCAAAGCGCTGTATTACTTTGCGGCGCGTGGCACTCTAAACCCAATCTTGATCTTCTGAAGGGTTGGAATCTTGAGTATCCCAGTCAGTTGTGTCTTTCTCTTTCTTTGGAGCGGAAGGAGGAGTAGAAGGGGGTGCAGATGCTCCATAAGGGGGAATAATCACCCGATAGTCGGCATCATAAACGGTGTCCTTCGGTTTTTCGATAGGGCGCTCTGGAGGTTTTGAGACACTACGATAAGTATTTTGGCTGTCTTGTTCTCCATTACCCCAAGTTACTGGATTAGGGCGCTCTTCTTCCCATTCCTTGGGGGGTTTAGGGGTTTGTTCCCAATCGTCTTCTGAATTAACAGAGCGTTTAGATTTAGAGAAGAAATTCTTACCTGGAGAGCGGTTCCTTTCCTGTGGAGATGAACCACTCTGGTCACTTCGACTACGCTCACTTCGACTTCCATCAGTGACCGGGTTCGAGGCGATGTTGGTCTTACGGGTTGAATCGGTTTCTGGCTCGTCTGTATATTCGCTCACTCCATCAGCGCTTTGTAAAATGATGGTAATCAGGCGAGAGCTGATGAGTCCCAGGGTAAAGGCAATAAAGAGCCAAATGCCCAGGGGCAGAGAGGGTAACTTCCCTCCCAAAAACACCACGGACATTGAGGGGGTCAGATTTTGCGCTACGGCAACAAGACCGATCCCTAGAACTCCCAATAGCACATTTTTTTGATTCATCTGCCTATTTTAACCCGCCCTGCCAACGGTTGAGAGGAACGCAATCAATACCAAATTGATCGAGTGCCCTCGCGACCACAAAATCAACTAAGTCTTCAATGGTTTGAGGGTTATGATACCAAGCAGGAATCGCGGGTACAACTTGAACTCCAATTTCAGCTAAGGCGGTTAAGTTCCGCAGGTGGATGACGCTTAAGGGAGTTTCCCTAGGAACGATCACCAATTTTCGTCCTTCTTTGAGCTGCACATCGGCTGCTCTTTCTAGTAAATCGGAACTTAATCCGACTGCTAGTTTAGCGACTGTGGACATACTACAGGGGATCACTAACATACCCTGAGTTCGGAAGGAGCCACTGGCGATCGCCGCCCCCACATTTTGCCAAGGATGACAGATTAATTGTCCCTTGTCCATTTCTCCGGCTTGTTCTCGCCAAAATTGACTTTGTTTTTGCCCGTCTCCAGGCATAGTAATCCGTTGTTCGGCTTGCCAAACTTGATACGTCGCTTTGGAGGCGACTAACTCAATGGTGTATTCTGCCGCTAATAGGTACTTAAGGGCGCGGACAGCATAGATGAGGCCAGAGGCCCCAGAGACCCCCAGGATTAAGGGTAAATTCATGATTTTAAGATGGGGGATGGGGGATATTCTAGACGCGGGGACGCGGAGATGGGAGAGGAGGATAGGGAGGTTAAAATCCTATTCTCTATTACCCATTACCCATTCCCTAGTTATAGTAATCGTCGTCTTCTTC
This window of the Roseofilum reptotaenium CS-1145 genome carries:
- a CDS encoding flavin prenyltransferase UbiX; the encoded protein is MNLPLILGVSGASGLIYAVRALKYLLAAEYTIELVASKATYQVWQAEQRITMPGDGQKQSQFWREQAGEMDKGQLICHPWQNVGAAIASGSFRTQGMLVIPCSMSTVAKLAVGLSSDLLERAADVQLKEGRKLVIVPRETPLSVIHLRNLTALAEIGVQVVPAIPAWYHNPQTIEDLVDFVVARALDQFGIDCVPLNRWQGGLK